DNA from Metabacillus flavus:
CGGCCAAATAACGTGTGCCATCAAACAGAAAAAAATGTACCGGCTAAATAAGTGCTGGGAAGTTCGGAACAGCCAAATAGCGTGCGCCATTTGAAAAAAGTTTTCGGTGAGCACTTCAAAAATCAGCTGTTTGCCCTTTTAACTCCAAATTCCGACAAATTTCGCAAAGGATTGATTAGGTTTCATTAGAAACCTTGATAAACCGCTATTCTGCCTTTTACAACAATTAATGACAAAAACACCATTTTGCAAACATTTATGTTTAGTGATGACTATTTGCTTATGCAGGATGGCAGGGAGATAGCGCTTACAAGTGGAATGTCTCTATCTTAAGACCTTGCATCCAAAACGAGACCAAAGAAGCCTTTTAATAGAACGCCACCATTTCGGCCGCTTTTCAGATTAAAATGATGAAGGAGTCTTTTTAATAAAGGAGTGATCGTTATGGCAAAAGAGGCCAGTCAGAAGAGCGGTAAATCTTATTTGTTTGAAATTCATTTCCTGCGTGCCTTTGCTTGTTTAGCTGTTGTGGCGGTACACGTTTCCGCAACGAATTCTGGTATGAATAACGATACGTATGACTGGTTTTCGTATTTTCTGAACCAGATCGGCCGTTTCGGGACACCAATTTTTGCGGTCATCAGCGGTTTTCTTTTGTTTTTTCAGGTTCGGAATAAAGGATTTCAATTTGGGAAGTTTATGAAATCACGTTTTTCGAAGGTTATTATTCCTTTTATTTTATGGAGTGTTGCATATCGTTATATGATGTACGTTTATAACGGCCAGGGAATTGGCGATCCGATAGAGGAAATCGGGGGGTTTATTCAAGGAAATGCGTTTTATCATTTGTATTTTATTTCAATCGTAGTGCAATTTTATCTTGTTTTTCCACTTCTTCAAAAGCTGTTTAGAACGCAAACGACGATTCTTATTTTCTTGTTTATTTCCTTCTTAATTAGTTACAACCTATACGGAATTAAACCTCCGTTTGAGGGTCCGATTGGAGAATTCATTGCAAGCAAGTCGTTTATGCCGATCTGGATTTTCTACTTTGCCTTCGGTGCATTCCTTGCCTATTACTGGGAAGGGATCCGCAATTTTGCGCAGAAGCGCCCGGTTCAAATGCTTATTCTCGCTCTTGCCGTTTCAGCTGGGGCGGTGATTGAATACAACATGAAGGGGTATGTATCAAACCGCAGGCTTTCTAACCTTGCGAATATACCGCTTCTAAGCATCGCGGCTATTGGAATTTATCCGCTGCTCGCTAAATTTTCAGTTATAAAGCATCCTCTTGTGCTAATTGGCAAGTACTCGATGGGAATCTACCTGATTCACCCTATGGTACTGTATTTGATGGCTAGGCATCTTCCGGAACCCTATTGGAATGTTCAGTATGTCGGCATTATGTACATTGCTGTTATGATCATCTGTGTTGCCGCCATCAGACTGATTACATTCGTTCCGCTTACAACGTTCCTATTGCCTGTGCCGAAAATCAAGAAAACAAGCCAGGAACCGCCGGCAAATGCTGCAGATGCCAGTGCAAGACAGCCTGCGTAATAATGAAAAAAGAGCTCAGTGTTAAGTGCTGGGCTCTTTTCTTTTGTATAGATGTTCAATCATCATCTGGTATCCGTAGAGAAGAACCGCCCACATCATTGATACTCCGAACATATAAGGCGGCTGGAACCTCAGCAGTTTGAAAAGCTTCTTTTTTTGAAAGAAAAAAGCGATTGGGTAAGCGAGAGAAAAATCCAGGATGCTATTGGCCAGCAGATATTTAAGGAAGTTTCCATAGGTCAGATGGAAAATCCATAGCGTCCCGCTTAAGAAGGGACCAAATATAAAGCTTAAGTTTACTCTCGCCTCTTTTTTCCTGCCTCCAGGAACCTTCCAAAATTTCCATGCATCTGCGAACATGCTCTCCACACACAAAATCATGGTGATAAAGATTCCGGACGGCAAAAACCGAAGCAGCCTCTTTTTATTAATGAACACCAGTGTGGAAAGTGAAAGAATGGCCATCAGCCTCTCAGGATGCTTTTTCACTGATTTTTCACTCCTTTAGTTCCAGCAGTCTGTTTCTTTTTACCAGACTTAATATTGGTTATATAAAGATAGATGCCAATCAAAACAGCAAATATAAGCAGGGAAAAAAGGTCATTCATGGAAGAGGTCTTAAGCTCATAACTAAACGTTTTCATCACCATGCTCCATGAATAGCCCTGATAAAAATCGATAAGCGCTATGGAAACAAGAAGAAGAAAAACGATCAGCAAAGCATAGATAACGGTTTTGATTTCCTTCATGATTTTGTTAAGCTTTTTAAGAAACTTCATTGGCAGCACCCTTCTTCTGATTTCTTTTTTTCTTAAGCCAAAGTATGCCCAAAATTAGTGCTGGAAAGACCATTTGAAAGGGGACATGAAGGAAGTAAGGCACGAACATCAGTCCTTCCTGAAAGTGCTCATATTGAGTGTTGGCAATAAACAGGGATGAGGCGATCATGGCTACTCCATAAATCAGCACGGGAGGAATCGGATTTTTTGTTCCTGTAATTTCCATTGTGCCTCTAAGTGCTGCATAGAAAAACATAAACACTTTTGTAAATCCCACGATTATCATAAGAACGACCACAATTGAATCAAGACGCTGAATAAAATCCGATATATTGATCAGCGAGACGGTTGCAAGAATCGGAAATACGAAGCTTTTTGTCATTTCTGCCCCAAGAATGGAAACATGGAGCAGAGCGGTAGTGCTTAGAATCAAGGTGGCAAAAAAGATAGAAGAAAGGGTCACTTTGATGAGCTTGGCACTATCCTGAACAAGCGGAAAGAACATCGTAAAAACGACCATTTCTCCGAATGGAAAAGTCATGACCGCAGGGAAAATTGTTTTCAAAATGGGCATTGGACCATTTTCTGCAATCGGCAAAAGTTCATGAATATCCACAATTCCTGATATAATTTCAAATGCTACTATGATGAAAAAGGGGATCGTGATGCTATAAAATAATGGTTTTGAGACACCGGCAAATACATGAAACCTTTTAATCGCTATATACATAACAGCAAGCATCATAAAACTGCTGATCACGATTAAGAAGGTTTCATCATAAGCAGTGATGATCAGCAATTCACCGAAGTCTCTGAGAACGCGTGCACAGATGTACAAAAAGTACAGAATGTAAAGAGAGGAGGCGATGGTTCCGGCTTTCTTTCCCAGGAGCATGATGAGAATTCCAACCATCGTTTTTTTACCTGAAAGCTTTGTCAGCCCAATATACATTAAAAACAGCGGGATGCTTGCTGCATAGCTAAGCAATACCGCGAGCCATGCGTCTTTCATCGCCTGCTTTGCAGGATCCAAAAGGATTGCACTGCCGATTTCAAATATGAAAATTAAATAAAACATCTCCTTGGCAGTCACTTTGCTCATTCTGATCCCTCTTTACATATGACTTTCAACCACGCCGCCTCTCAGCAGTTCAGTAGAAACATCCACGGTAATTTCTGCTTCTTGAAAGAGCTGATCCCAGTGATTTTCTACTTCTTTCCATTTCTTTTTATCCTTGGATGCCAGTGATTGCCCAAATCCAAAAATATCTGAATGATGATCCTGTGCGATTTGTACGGTTCGCTCTATTTCCATTTTGAGCTTGCTTGTCATTCTTCTTTCCAAATCCCGTATCATCTCCTCTGTAAGCTTCTTTTTTTTCATGCAGCCAAGAGAGTACAATTCACTTCTTGTATGAACCTTTATGCGGATTTCAGCTTTCCTATCTTTAACTGAGACACGATTATAGGATTTTGAAAAAGGCAATTCATATGAAATGTGTTCATGTTCACAAGGAGCATTAACAAATGTCCGCCGGATTTGATTTTGGAGGATCAGCATCGCCTTCGTTTCCTCTGACCCTATCCAGTAAAGCAGCTTAGAATCTTTTCCGAATACGGCGGTATACCCGACAGCGGTTGAATAAGGCTCGCTTTGTTCGATGTTTTCCTGTTTAGTAAATACCTTTGGATCGCCATAATTAAAAATTCCAGGCATAACCGCATACGTTCCCTTACGGTCATTGGCTTTTGCCCAATCAACGATGTTGACTTTAGTGACAGTTCCGTAATTCTCCATGTTGTTCTCGAGCTTTCCAATTGCCGATAAAGCTGGTACCTTCGTTAAAGGAGGAAGGGCTGATAGCACCTCTAGTGCTGTCTGATCCTTGGCCGTCAGAAGCAGAAGGCTGCTTCTGATTTCAGAACCGCGTTCTAAATGTTCGATAATCTCGTTAATTCCTCTTTTTGCCAGACTCTCACCAATGACAACCACCGATAGATGGCTGTAGAAAGTCCTCCTTGAAATTTTAGAGACGGCAGACTGAAAAGCTTCGTTAATGGAAGGGCCATCACCAACCATGTTAATGACCGGTATCGCTTTGCCGCCAGGTGACATTCCAGCTCCAGTTGATATTTCACTCGGATCTACAAGCTGAAGAGTGACCTGATATCCATCATTTGCTTCATCCATGCCAATTCCTATTACAATGGACATATCATTCAGCTCCTGCTGGGTGCCGCATGATGAAAGGAGGGGGAGAATGCAGAGAATCAAAATCCATTTTCTCACGGCTTGCCTCCTCCTTTTTCAGCCTGGGTCCCTTTCGACATGTAGGGAGTTCCAAGAGTCGTAAGGTGATAAAGGTGTCCCATGAACATAATGGTGGCCAGCAACAATCCATAATATCCGAGGAAGTAAGTAACGAACATTAAAATAAAGCGGACCATCCTGGCTGTGATGGCTAAACTGTAGTTCGGCAGGGTAAAGCTTGAGATGGCCGTGATAGATACGACAATTACTACGGCTGTTGAAACAAGTCCTGCCTGCACGGTTGTTTGTCCGATAACAAGTGCTCCCACAATGGAAACGGCTTGACCGATTGCCCGGGGAAGCCTTACCCCAGCTTCCCTTAAAATCTCAAAGGTTATCTCCATGATGAGTACTTCAATGAGTGCAGGAAAGGGAACACCCTCCCGCTGAGAATAAAGACTGATAAGCAAAGATGTAGGGATTAGAGCCTGATGATGGGTAATCATCCCGATATAAATAGATGGCGCAAAAACGGACAGGAAAAAAGCGGCATAGCGCAGAAATAAAATAAGCTTTCCCGCCATATTGGATTGATATTGATCCTCGGGAGAGTAAAAGTAATGCTTAAAGCTTGTTGGGCACAATAATACAAAAGGTGTGCCATCCACCAGCAGCGCTATTCTTCCGGCAATCAGGCTGCTTACGACCTCGTCGGGCCTTTCCGTATTGTTCATAGTGGGGAACAGCGTAATTTGGTGATCTTCCAAAAGCCTCTCGATGTAACCGGACTCCAAAACGATTTTCGCTTCATTGCTTGTTAATCGCTCTTTTACCAATCTCAGTGTCTCTGGACTTACTTTGCCTTCGATGTACATTAGATTCACTTTTGTACTCGAAACCTCTCCGACGACAAATTGCTCCAGCTTAAGATCCGGTGTCTTCAGCCTTCTGCGGATAAGAGCGGTATTTGTCCTGAGGGTCTCATTAAAGCTTTCTTTCGGCCCCCTGATGACCATTTGAGAGGATGGCTCCTCCACCCCTCTGCGTGCTCCCCCGGTAGTTTCAAGGTCAATAAAGCCTGAATACCCTTCAATCACCAAAACCGTGTGCCCTTCCAAAATCGCATGAACGGCTTCCTGGCAAGTAGATCCCGCTGATAAATCACTCGCCAGCACCCGCTGAGTCAGTTTTTTGAGAAAATCCTTTTTTAAAGGTAGCTCATTTGAATAGAGTAAAGGATGGAGCACTTTTTCAGTGACCTTGGTATCATCAGAAATCCCCTTCAGCCGGATCAGACAGCCCTCGACAGCAGGCTGGGAGGGGAGCAAAAGTGAATGAAAGGATAAATCCTGCATCGTATGGAGAGCGTTTTTGATCGTTTGTTTATTTTGCATCAAGCTTCCCGCCAAGCGTTCCTGCGGATTCATTCCAGATCCTCCTTGTCATTCCTTTTTCTTCTAACTATTGTTTGTTGAATCATTAAATTTATGTAACAAAGGGGGATAAAAACCTTTTTCTGAAGGAGGTTATGTTACCATTGGCATAGACGAACATGCGAAAATAGGAAAATTAGCAAGTTGTTTATAATTTTCACAATCTCTAAAGGGTTTTAAAGACTGAATCTAGAAACATATATCAAACCTCAAAAACTTCTCAGCTATTATGATCCCAAGCTGCACTCCGAACAATTTCCTTCTAATTCGATATATGCCAGCCGCCTTCATCCAAGGAAGGAATTGCTGGTACAGAACCGCGGCTATTCTTTCCTGGACCTATTAAAAAATTTTTTCTGATTTGGTTTTGTCCTATATATTAATGGGTATTGATGAAGTTGTTCTATTCTGAAAAATGAGGCGAACATACCATCTGTTTTTTGATCATGAACATACCTAAAAGAACTCACATATGTTAACCTTTAGTAAACGGGCTAATAAAATGAAACCAATAAAGGCAGGTGAGGAGAAATGAATTTTCAAGTGGAGGAGCTAAGTAAGCTTTTACTAAATGGAAAGATTATGAAAGCCTGGGCCTATTTAGAATCCGTAGCAAATGGAAAAGACAGTAAGGTGTTTTATGACGCATTGAAGGAAACTATGTACTATGTGGGGGACTTATGGGAAGAAAATGTGATATCAGTAGCTGATGAACATATTGCCTCACATGTCTGCAAAAATTTGCTGGCTTACAAGTGTTTTCATTCAATTAAGCATGCGCCTGAAATACTTTCTTTTAGAAAGAAAAAAGCAATGTTTTTCTGTGTAGAAGGAGAAGAGCACGATTTAGGCGTTCACATGGTATCGAATTATTTTCAGGAGAATGGCTGGGAAACGAAATGTCTTGGAGCGAATCTTCCACTCGTACATGCAATGGATTTCGCCGAAAAATTCCGTCCTGAAGTCATTGGTCTCTCTGTTAACATTGCTTACAATCTTCCAGCCGTCAAAAAGTATATCGAAGCACTCGAGGAATTGCCTTTCGGACCGGCAATTTTAGTAGGAGGAAAGCTGGCTGAAAGCCACGACCTTGAGTTTCATTGCCCTCCTAATACCATGATTATACGTAATCTAACCGAGATTGAAGGGCTAATCAAATATATGGGGACTGTTCAATATGGAAACGCAATTAATGTCTAGTAAATATGAAAAGATACCCTTTTCCTACTTTATGGTGGATCGGAGATTAAACATCCTTTCTGTATCCAAGAGGACATTCAGTGAATTTGACGAGACCAGAAATTTCATTGATATCATAGGGATTGGCAGCAAGAAGAAGGCGGCTTCGTTTATTTTGGATACGCCCTCTATTTCAAAAGTTGAACTCAACATGAAAACGAAAAATAAACCGCTGTGTTTATTTGACATATACATTCAGTATGAGAATAAAGATACGATTCACATCTTCTGCATTAATAAAGAGGAATCCTTGGAGCCGGTTTATCAGGCGATGAAAAACCTTGAAATCGACCTGATGAAGGCAAACATGTCGCTGCTCGAAAAAAATTCACAGCTTGAAAAATCATTAAAAGAGATGAAAGAGATTGCCGTACAGAATCACCATCTTCGTTCATTTAAGGAGATTGCAGCAAGCATCTCGACCGACATATCCAGTCCGCTCACAAGCATAAAAGGATTCTTTAACCAAGTGAAACCCCACTTGATCGATCCCGGTGAAAAAAAACTAACATTTGAAGGGCTCAGTCGGGCTAATTATGATCTTTACGAATACTTATTCGATAAGCGTCAGCCCGTAATGTCGAAACGGAAGATCTTGCTTTCGCAGCTTCTGGATGATGCCACCCTGATTTCGAAAAGAGAAGCCATTAACTTTGGATGTGAAGTGCACTATCAGGCCAATCTAAAAAATCCGGTTCTCTTTGTAGACAATTGGAAAATAAAACAAGTCATTTTGAATATTGTAAGAAACGCAATGGAATCGTTTATGAGCTCCGATGAATGTGAAGGCAAGGTCGAAATCTTTACCAATTTAAAATCGGATACGATTGAAATTATTATAGAAGATAACGGCTGTGGAATGGGCAACGAAATCATGGAGAAACTCTTCATTCCATTCGCTTCCAGCAAAGAAGAAGGAAAGGGTCTCGGCCTTGCTGTCAGCATGGAAATCCTAAAAAACCATGAAGGCAAAATCAAAATTGATAGCGAAAGCGGCCATGGAACAAGAGTCACGCTTATCCTGCCGTATGTGGAAATATATTAAAAGAGCGCCCCCGATGCGGTGCTCTTTTTTGATGGACGGAAAATGCTTTATGTCAAATTTAAAATAGAATTGTCAGAAAAAACTTTTTTGTATATACTAGTATTAATTACTGCTCGAAGGAGGTGGAGAAGAGATGAAACGTTCTGTGATTGCATTGGCTGAGAGATTGAGTTTCCTTTATTTATGCCGTGCGATTTTTCATGCTGCAGCTGCCAAGGGGACACGTCTGTCCTTTTATCGCAACTGCATAGCTGAACCGGAATGTTAAGAAGATCTCTTATCCGCCAATTAATTGTGCGATTGGGGAGGGCTTGTTAGCTCTCCCTTTTTGTGTCCGCATTTACAGGCTGACACACGATATCTTGAACCATTTCCATTCAGCTATGCTCCTTTCAATATAAAAAACCATCGAAAAGGAGTAACGATTATGATTATTTGTTCGGGTCAAAATATATCAAAGTCCTTTGGCGGACATACGCTGTTTGAAAATTTATCCTTTGAAATTCATGAGAATGACAGAATTGGATTGGTTGGAAGGAATGGAACGGGTAAGACAACGATCTTTAAATTATTGAAAGGAATTGAGGATCCTGATGGCGGTGCTATATCAATTCGAAGGGGTACGAAAACGGGATATCTCGCACAAATTCCAAAATCCGAACAGGGAGAAACGGCAGAGGGAATGCTGCGGAGAGCATTTACTCATTTACTAGCTATAAAAGATCGGATGACAGCACTTGAAAAAGAGATGGCGTCTGCAGATTCACTTAATTTGGATAGGAAGCTTACTCAATACGGCAGCTTTCAAGAGGAATTTGAACGGAGTGGGGGATATGAGGCTGACGCCAAGCTGAATAAAGTGGCAGCAGGGTTGGGGATAAAAGATCTGCTGAATCAGTCCTTTCATTCGCTGAGCGGAGGCGAAAAGACGAAGGTGGGACTCGGGCTGATTCTGCTCGAGGAGCCTGACCTGCTGCTGCTCGATGAACCGACAAACCACTTAGACATACGCGCTGTGGAATGGCTAGAGCAGTTCCTGAAGGAGTACAAGGGGACAGTGATCCTCATTTCTCATGACCGGCAATTTCTTGATGAGGCATCGACGAAAATTATGGATTTAGATGAAGGCGAAATTACAGTCTATCATAGTAATTACTCCGGATTCATAGAAGAGAAACAGAAGCGGCTAATGAATGAATTTCAGGCTTATCAGGAACAGCAAAAAAAGATAAAAAAGATGAAAGAAGCAATCAAGCAGCTTAAAGAATGGGCGAATCAGGCAAATCCACCTAGTGAAAGTCTTCATAAACGCGCCCGGAATATGGAACGCGCTTTAGAACGAATGGAGAAGCTGAAGCGTCCGATTTTGGAGCACAGGAGGATGGGCCTGCAGTTTGAAGGCTCAGAGCGAAGCGGAAAAAGGGCAATTTCGATAGAGGGTGTATCGAAAGCATTCGGCGAAAAAAAACTTTTTTCAGAAGTGAATCTGGAGCTCTTTTACCGTGACCGCCTGGCGATTGTCGGAGAAAATGGTTCAGGCAA
Protein-coding regions in this window:
- a CDS encoding cobalamin B12-binding domain-containing protein gives rise to the protein MNFQVEELSKLLLNGKIMKAWAYLESVANGKDSKVFYDALKETMYYVGDLWEENVISVADEHIASHVCKNLLAYKCFHSIKHAPEILSFRKKKAMFFCVEGEEHDLGVHMVSNYFQENGWETKCLGANLPLVHAMDFAEKFRPEVIGLSVNIAYNLPAVKKYIEALEELPFGPAILVGGKLAESHDLEFHCPPNTMIIRNLTEIEGLIKYMGTVQYGNAINV
- a CDS encoding acyltransferase; translation: MAKEASQKSGKSYLFEIHFLRAFACLAVVAVHVSATNSGMNNDTYDWFSYFLNQIGRFGTPIFAVISGFLLFFQVRNKGFQFGKFMKSRFSKVIIPFILWSVAYRYMMYVYNGQGIGDPIEEIGGFIQGNAFYHLYFISIVVQFYLVFPLLQKLFRTQTTILIFLFISFLISYNLYGIKPPFEGPIGEFIASKSFMPIWIFYFAFGAFLAYYWEGIRNFAQKRPVQMLILALAVSAGAVIEYNMKGYVSNRRLSNLANIPLLSIAAIGIYPLLAKFSVIKHPLVLIGKYSMGIYLIHPMVLYLMARHLPEPYWNVQYVGIMYIAVMIICVAAIRLITFVPLTTFLLPVPKIKKTSQEPPANAADASARQPA
- a CDS encoding RAxF-45 family protein; the encoded protein is MKRSVIALAERLSFLYLCRAIFHAAAAKGTRLSFYRNCIAEPEC
- the abc-f gene encoding ribosomal protection-like ABC-F family protein, whose amino-acid sequence is MIICSGQNISKSFGGHTLFENLSFEIHENDRIGLVGRNGTGKTTIFKLLKGIEDPDGGAISIRRGTKTGYLAQIPKSEQGETAEGMLRRAFTHLLAIKDRMTALEKEMASADSLNLDRKLTQYGSFQEEFERSGGYEADAKLNKVAAGLGIKDLLNQSFHSLSGGEKTKVGLGLILLEEPDLLLLDEPTNHLDIRAVEWLEQFLKEYKGTVILISHDRQFLDEASTKIMDLDEGEITVYHSNYSGFIEEKQKRLMNEFQAYQEQQKKIKKMKEAIKQLKEWANQANPPSESLHKRARNMERALERMEKLKRPILEHRRMGLQFEGSERSGKRAISIEGVSKAFGEKKLFSEVNLELFYRDRLAIVGENGSGKSTLIRMILGEEKPDSGTARLDSSVKTGYLAQQLISAAEGEMTVIQYFREGLSMTEENARHILAKFLFYGASVFKKMVNTSGGERMRIQLAKLMQKDINLLILDEPTNHLDIESREVLEDAIDEFEGTVLAVSHDRYFLEKLFTKTAWIHGGTVYPFEGSYLYTRGKMEPIFMAAAEQSKSSAPAKEHASKPAKEITAEEIEEELMAIEDSLRNLSTESKDFSKLKTRWRELYDQLDSII
- a CDS encoding ATP-binding protein: METQLMSSKYEKIPFSYFMVDRRLNILSVSKRTFSEFDETRNFIDIIGIGSKKKAASFILDTPSISKVELNMKTKNKPLCLFDIYIQYENKDTIHIFCINKEESLEPVYQAMKNLEIDLMKANMSLLEKNSQLEKSLKEMKEIAVQNHHLRSFKEIAASISTDISSPLTSIKGFFNQVKPHLIDPGEKKLTFEGLSRANYDLYEYLFDKRQPVMSKRKILLSQLLDDATLISKREAINFGCEVHYQANLKNPVLFVDNWKIKQVILNIVRNAMESFMSSDECEGKVEIFTNLKSDTIEIIIEDNGCGMGNEIMEKLFIPFASSKEEGKGLGLAVSMEILKNHEGKIKIDSESGHGTRVTLILPYVEIY
- a CDS encoding spore germination protein, producing the protein MNPQERLAGSLMQNKQTIKNALHTMQDLSFHSLLLPSQPAVEGCLIRLKGISDDTKVTEKVLHPLLYSNELPLKKDFLKKLTQRVLASDLSAGSTCQEAVHAILEGHTVLVIEGYSGFIDLETTGGARRGVEEPSSQMVIRGPKESFNETLRTNTALIRRRLKTPDLKLEQFVVGEVSSTKVNLMYIEGKVSPETLRLVKERLTSNEAKIVLESGYIERLLEDHQITLFPTMNNTERPDEVVSSLIAGRIALLVDGTPFVLLCPTSFKHYFYSPEDQYQSNMAGKLILFLRYAAFFLSVFAPSIYIGMITHHQALIPTSLLISLYSQREGVPFPALIEVLIMEITFEILREAGVRLPRAIGQAVSIVGALVIGQTTVQAGLVSTAVVIVVSITAISSFTLPNYSLAITARMVRFILMFVTYFLGYYGLLLATIMFMGHLYHLTTLGTPYMSKGTQAEKGGGKP
- a CDS encoding Ger(x)C family spore germination protein; amino-acid sequence: MRKWILILCILPLLSSCGTQQELNDMSIVIGIGMDEANDGYQVTLQLVDPSEISTGAGMSPGGKAIPVINMVGDGPSINEAFQSAVSKISRRTFYSHLSVVVIGESLAKRGINEIIEHLERGSEIRSSLLLLTAKDQTALEVLSALPPLTKVPALSAIGKLENNMENYGTVTKVNIVDWAKANDRKGTYAVMPGIFNYGDPKVFTKQENIEQSEPYSTAVGYTAVFGKDSKLLYWIGSEETKAMLILQNQIRRTFVNAPCEHEHISYELPFSKSYNRVSVKDRKAEIRIKVHTRSELYSLGCMKKKKLTEEMIRDLERRMTSKLKMEIERTVQIAQDHHSDIFGFGQSLASKDKKKWKEVENHWDQLFQEAEITVDVSTELLRGGVVESHM
- a CDS encoding GerAB/ArcD/ProY family transporter is translated as MSKVTAKEMFYLIFIFEIGSAILLDPAKQAMKDAWLAVLLSYAASIPLFLMYIGLTKLSGKKTMVGILIMLLGKKAGTIASSLYILYFLYICARVLRDFGELLIITAYDETFLIVISSFMMLAVMYIAIKRFHVFAGVSKPLFYSITIPFFIIVAFEIISGIVDIHELLPIAENGPMPILKTIFPAVMTFPFGEMVVFTMFFPLVQDSAKLIKVTLSSIFFATLILSTTALLHVSILGAEMTKSFVFPILATVSLINISDFIQRLDSIVVVLMIIVGFTKVFMFFYAALRGTMEITGTKNPIPPVLIYGVAMIASSLFIANTQYEHFQEGLMFVPYFLHVPFQMVFPALILGILWLKKKRNQKKGAANEVS